Genomic window (Rosa chinensis cultivar Old Blush chromosome 6, RchiOBHm-V2, whole genome shotgun sequence):
ACCCTCACACCCATCGGGTGTGTAGACATTTTCTAGTATATAACAAGTAAAACACTTGGCCATAATAGTTAAAACTCGTCTCTAATTGCACAATGAGTTGAGATTTAATATATTTCTTAACTAACACCTACCTAATCCATAAATTCAGTATTTGTCTAAATCAAATTAACTCTTTTTTTGGTGACTTTTTTGtctcgattttttttttatcataaaaaaaatttagtttacCCACTctaaaaaatatcaattaataaTAGTTATCGAAACCAAATAAAATTTCAGTTCAAACTGGTTCAACTACAGTTCATTTGCAGCGATCCGACCGCACATATCACGAGGCAGGAAAGCCGGTTAAGTATCGATGCCTTCCTAGGACTAGTCCCCAACAGTCTAGACTCCTCTAGTACCTTCTCCGAGAGTGAACCCAAAACTTCCTCACCAAAAAgtcaacaaaaaataaagagGAGACGATGATCCAGTACGCGCGCGTCCACTTTAAAGCTTAAACTCCCCCTCCGCCCCAGCCAATCACTTTAACAACCAAAACCTCAACACGCCGTCCTTAGTTTGGAATTTAACTTTTACAAAAATCCTTTATTTTtgattgtttctgggtttttgggttttcaatcttcaatcttccaattttgggtttttgggtttctgGGTCATGAGCCTGTAATTTTCGATGGCGAAACCAAAAGCTCCGAGACAAACCCTCAACTCCTACACTGTCAAACCCATCAACAAGACCGTCAGAGGTACCCACCCACCCACCCACCCTCCTCGATTTCTCacctcaaattcaaattcagatTCGAATGAAATGTAAATTCGGTTTTCTTTGTGTTTTTCGCAGCCGGCGACTGCGTTCTGATGCGGCCGTCGGAGCCGGGGAAGCCGTCCTACGTGGCGAAGATCGAGCGGATCGAGGCGGACAGCCGCGGAGCCAACGTCAAGGTCCACGTGCGGTGGTACTACCGGCCGGAGGAGTCGATCGGCGGCCGGAGACAGTTCCATGGATCCAAGGAGGTTTTTCTCTCCGACCACCACGACGTGCAGAGCGCCGACACCATAGAGGGCAAGTGTACGGTGCACACGTTCAGGGGGTATAGCAAGCTCGACGCGGTTGGAAACGACGACTTCTTTTGTCGTTTCGAGTATAATTCCACTACTGGTTCCTTCAATCCTGACCGAGTCGCCGTGTATGTGATGTTCACCATTTctctaattgttttttttttctcttcttttatattttgGAATCAAAATGGCAATGGAATTGTTGCTGCATACGTATACCTATACTCATACTCAGTTGTTCTTCTTTAATCGATGCGATTCGGGTAGTAGTGTATTGGAATTAGATGACATTGAATGCGAAAGTAAGGATTTTTGGCTTGCTTTTAATGtttgaaaatgatttttatCTGTTTATGGAACTTAAAATTTCAAGATTTCGTTTGCTTTTGTTACTATAcctttttgttttatatatttCAGCTTGATGTTATTATAGCTATAAAGTATGTGTGTCTTGCTGTTTGACTCACACAATTTCATTTGTTGCATCCTTCCCCCACAAATGTCGTTGTTGCACCAAGTGATTGGAGTTTGGGATCAATGATATTAATCCTAGTTCTTATTCGTGTTCTATTGAGTTGTTCTTGTTAAACACAGTTTTTATTGTTATGTGGTAGGTACTGCAAGTGTGAGATGCCTTACAACCCTGATGACCTCATGGTTCAGTGTGAAGGTTGCAGTGATTGGTAAGTCTGATTTGCTAAAGTTACTCATGTTCTGCCTCAAGATATGGTGGATTCAAAATTTTATCGTAAGGTTGGAAAGTTTTTCTTGTGAATATTTTGTATAAGCTTTAGATAGATTTTTGCTTAATGAAATTTTGCTCGTTGCAATTGCTGTTTCACTAAAGTTAGGACTTCACTCGTTTTATGCATTGCCCACAGATGCATTCTGACTGATTAAGCCGGATTTGTCTGGCACCTTCACAAGCTTTTTTCTTATAGTTAGTTTCTGTTATGGCACAGTATTAAACAGTTTTGCTGAAATAAATGGTATTGGAATGGGTGTCAGATtttaactttcacatttttgttttgcttgaaaAGAGAGAAGTCAAATATTGAGGAACCAACTTCATTCCAAGTTCACTGTTGTTTCTATTATGTAAAcgttttccttctttttgtatttcaatttttcaatGGTTTTTTCACGTAATTTAGTTGCATTAGAATATCCCCGTAACTGCTGAAAGATGTCTtgctcatatttttttttcttccagcCAATTTGTGCATGATCTATATACGTCATTAATTATTACATTTTGTACATAAGAATTACagcggattttttttttttttttttactgaggGTTTTATGCATGCCAATGAACTTCCATATACGTTGTGAATGATTTTTGAGTAGTGGAAAGGCATAGTTATAGACATCTGAGTGTTTGTTGATGATAAAGTTATTTTATGAGAGGATATGGTTCATATATGATGCAGTAAATTGTACAGCAGTGGCATTCTTCTGAGAAATCATGATAGGAATAAATTCAGAAGCCTGAATGAGTTAGTTTGCATGATCTTAGATGTCAGAGGTAAACTTCAAATTTGAACTAATTTTAAGTAAGCTTGGACAAAAGGTGGTTGGAGATAGTATGTTCTCATTAAGGAGACCTGTAAGGCTATAAGATACCCAAGTATCTAGTTCATAGAAGCTGGTGGAGTGGAAGCTTGGTCTGCTtccattgttatgacttatgCGCCTTTATTTTATAGGGGGGTACAGCAGAAGATTAAAACGTTGTGCTTTGCAGTCACACAATTAGTACTTGTTcactttgattttaatttgtgCCTCAAAATCATATGTATCCTTGCCACAGGGCATATGCCTTGAGGGGCAGTAGCCAAAACGCATGGCCTTATGCTTTCCCCTTCTACAGCTTTGGTCTTTATGTGATGTGTGTTTTGTCTGAAATTCCCTTTGCTGACATTGATTGAACAGAAGATTTCTTGCTGAGTGTGTGTTTATGGTGATGAATTGATAGATAGTAAAAGAAGATTACTGGAGGAATGATTGAATATATATGCTTTTCTTAACAGatatgcatttatttattttcacttATTTATTTTCACGTGTAATTTTTCCTTCATTCCAGTACCACATTACCAATGCAACTACTTTACTATATTTGATTCAGGTTTCATCCTGCTTGTATAGACATGAGTGCAGAGGAAGCTGAAAGACTTGACCACTTTTTTTGTGAAGGTTGTTCTCCCGAGGGACAAAAGAAGTTGGAGAATTCGCATACTGTCTCCAGACAGTTGGATACAAAGGTATACTTTTAAATTAAGTGCTAGATGAATTGATCTAGGTTTGTCATTGCATATCTAGAACTTTGGATCTTCTTATCTATCTAGCAATTAAAATTATTAACTTCTGTGATATTCTGTTTGCTCCTCATTGTACTGAGTGATTTCAAGAAAGGCTTTTGTGAAGCATATATACTTTCAGTTTTGAAAATCAGCATTTTTAATTcccccaaaaaaacaaaacaggaGATTAAAAATTTATATGAAGAGCTCATTATACACTGCCACAACAATCGCATTTTGTGCACCATGCTTAATAGATATTATAGCATAGTCAATGAGAAAATGTAATGCCAAGATAAAATAGTTGGATGTGTTTGCATATAATTTATGGTTGTAAAGTTGCATCTTAATATATGCTACTTTATACAAATCGGATTACTCTGTTATGTACATTGAGAGCACATAATACTTTTCATATAAATATAGATATTAATGCAGTTAACTAGTATTTTGAAAAATATTGAAATGGTATTTATCATTGACATGTTGTGCGCCTTAAACATCTCTTGTAAACAAGGTCAGACCATGTATGctggtttatatatatgttttgaatattaACTTACCTTCCCTGGTTACCAGTATTACTAGACTTCCATTCATAATGTGTTTCAGGTGGAGACAAAACGTCGCCGGAGGTGATATTGTAAATAAAAGTTGACGAGTTAGAGTTACAATGGAGGAATCAGAGGTTCTCTCAGGCTTGTGCAACACAGAGGCATAACCGCTTCACAAATGGTGCATTTGTGAGTCAGTGAGAAGACAGAAAACCAatatgaaaaagagaaaaaaaaaactttatgcTGTCTATTTGGTTTGAGATAACTCCCTGGTACCTTCAAGGATGTTTGGTTGTGCGTAATTATGTATGTAGATTTTCCCTTTTTCCTCTATTTCCCCTTGTGAATATTCCCGAAGTATTTATTATCTTACCAGAGTAGCAATAGATTTCGACGTTTCATAAATGTCTGTTCCACTTTGGTATATATTGTTTGTGTTCTGTTCTCCCAGATGTAGCGTCAAGTGATTTAGACACAGTTGCAGTTGGTTGCAGAAATTATCTGTCTAATCTTTTTAGTTGTGTCGTACCAACAATGATTCTTAAGATTGTTTAGCGGCCTGTAGTTCAATGGTTAACGAGGTGCTAATTTTGAATAAATCCCCTCAACTCCTTCCAGTTGGTTTTTATGAGCGTTGAGTGGGTGTCTGCCCATCCTGTTCTAGggacaaaaagagagagaactcGTATGAGGAGGTTCTCGTTGTAGTTAAACCagaaattttctgggttttttggtTATCcgttgtaacaaaaaaaaaaaccagaaaataaATAGGTCTTTTTTGggagcaagaagaaaaaaaatgaactaaCACGGCGCTGAAAAAAGTGTAGACTGAAATAGAAAAAAGTTCCGTTGCCGGGACTTGAACCCGGGTCTCTCGGGTGAGAGCCGAGTATCCTGACCAACTAGACTACAACGGATACGTTGATGTATTGTTCAGCTGTAATTATATATCTTGGAAGGAGAAAAACAATTCTGACTTTCAGCTTTCCTACATCAACATAAAAACCCATCCTTTCTCGGAAATCAAGCATTACTATTATGGGAGCAGCTTATTTCGATGGTCTTTCGAACTGTTTGTGAAAAACCTCAGAATCTTCTGGTTAGTGCAACCAGTCTTtacattactacatatatatCCTGGAAAACCATTAGGGTAGCACAAGGCAGATGATCGACAACACGTCAACACTCCATGGATGGGTTGGAAAACTTTCTCCTTTTGACAGCAAGAAGATTCAGTGCAGCTGGAAAAAAACGTGCACCAATTTCCACCTTCTAGAAAGCAACATGCATGGAGGTTGCTTCTCTGAGATGACAATTAGTTATGGAGGCAGAAAGCCCAGTCAAGTACCTCTGCAAGGACGGTGCAAACCAATTTCATCATGAATAAGAGAGTTTGTAAAATTCATAGCTGGATGGATTTGGGGCTAGGATCTTTTGATATCATATTTATCATATTTATCCAACTGTAGTCATGCTAGGTTTCCACCGAATTAATAGAATAGCAGTAGGAACATATTCAAAATGGATTATTAGCTCACTATAATCACTACATTGTCCCCTTTTAAACCATATAATTGAGGACAGGATACTATGGAGAAAATTTTGTGCGGGAATTGGCAAGAGACTAGGCATTTAAGTTTGAGGTCACATGGTAAGAACTTAATTGTATTTGTATAGTGAGTCTGTATATTTCTTAATTGGTAAACATTATGCTTTGACAATCTAACTAAAAGGAACCCCCACTTGAAAATTTAAAGTTGCAAGTGATTATATTGTGTGTCATTGGTTTGAGTCACTTGACTCTCGTAAATATCTTGGAACAGATCGAACAAAAACTAGTGCAGGATCGatcatttttagtttttaatctGATCAAACTTTTTCTTGCAAATCTTAATTGTTGCCAAGTTATATTTTATGAATGGTATCCAATTGCTTCAAAAGGGAAAAATTGAGTATGATTAGTACCAACTTACAACTACTAATTAACTCCAGAAGATATAACGAAATTTCAATAGACGGTTGTTTTaggaaattgaaaaaataaaaaaaattgtagctgAAACGAGAATACCTATGGTATTGCACTATTTGCTTACGTGCAAACTTTTGTTAGGTTGAAATTTCACATCAGGTGGCTCCTTTCTTGTTTGCTCTCCAATGCAGGTAGGGAATGATGCTTACACACAACTCAGCACCTGAGTGAAATaagtgtatatatttatattatggtAATCAGCATATTCTTTCATcatctatatatacacacacgcgATCTCAAGTGTTCCTCCCCAACCATCCACACTTTCTTCGTTACCAAGTACTCTTCAAATGTTATAAAAGACATGGGTTTTCCGGTTGCCTGGAATTCTCAAGTCTCACCAGATTCCTATTACTTCAAAGAGCTTAGATATCACGTAAGGCTTCTTCTTTAATTGCAGTCTATGTTACAAATAGTAATTTTGAGACCATCCAAGCAGAAAGTCGGATTCCATTTTAAATTCAAAGACGGTGAAGCGCTGTCTTTTATCTCTATGtagactttttttcttttttctttatctcaaaataacaaaacatgtTACAATTAAATCTCCAACCACAGAGACTTGGAGCGAAAGAGACCTTTATACAAATTAAAGCTCATCTTGCAGCTAATAACAGAACTTAGAATCCATTCAATTATCCAAGATTTCAGTAAAATTAGAATTACAGAAAAGCAATTTGCTGCTCAGATTTCGAAATTAAAAGAAATGACATGTACGTTTACCCTGCAACCCtatgttcttttgttttttggtgtGGCTCTGCAACCCTATACTCAATATAAGGCTTTTCAAAACAAGTCAGTTAtcacaagaaaaagaagaaaatgaaatacaACTTGAAGGGTAAGAAATTGAGATTTGATTGATATAACAACAAAAGTCCTTTGAATTTTCATTGAATTAACATAAAATTTACATACAACCCTGCACAAAGCAGTacatttacaaattaaactctCATGAATCCCTCATTCACTGATATAGCCCATA
Coding sequences:
- the LOC112173406 gene encoding chromatin remodeling protein SHL isoform X2; amino-acid sequence: MAKPKAPRQTLNSYTVKPINKTVRAGDCVLMRPSEPGKPSYVAKIERIEADSRGANVKVHVRWYYRPEESIGGRRQFHGSKEVFLSDHHDVQSADTIEGKCTVHTFRGYSKLDAVGNDDFFCRFEYNSTTGSFNPDRVAVYCKCEMPYNPDDLMVQCEGCSDWLFSRGTKEVGEFAYCLQTVGYKGGDKTSPEVIL
- the LOC112173406 gene encoding chromatin remodeling protein SHL isoform X1, which codes for MAKPKAPRQTLNSYTVKPINKTVRAGDCVLMRPSEPGKPSYVAKIERIEADSRGANVKVHVRWYYRPEESIGGRRQFHGSKEVFLSDHHDVQSADTIEGKCTVHTFRGYSKLDAVGNDDFFCRFEYNSTTGSFNPDRVAVYCKCEMPYNPDDLMVQCEGCSDWFHPACIDMSAEEAERLDHFFCEGCSPEGQKKLENSHTVSRQLDTKVETKRRRR